Proteins encoded together in one Lepisosteus oculatus isolate fLepOcu1 chromosome 2, fLepOcu1.hap2, whole genome shotgun sequence window:
- the rnf146 gene encoding E3 ubiquitin-protein ligase rnf146: protein MASCGEVDHTLNMLPSNKKVNEPCSSTSPALSVPECAICLQTCVHPVRLPCRHIFCYLCVKGASWQSKRCALCRQEIPEDFLEKPTLLSPEELKAAGRGNGEYAWYYEGRNGWWQYDERTSRELEDAFSKGKKTTEMLIAGFLYVADLENMVQYRRNEHGRRRKMKRDIADIPKKGVAGLRLDTDSSALAVARENSADGADTTAVQGAASASIRTANSVRPPTSLGGQPTSPSTPSPDASSSIENSFAQMQISHQSSDDRGQNGEGEEVEEDTALSHGSSAPNTSVDESDSESSSEEEEEEGGDDAEEVTGDQLQYVSRTRQRLLPYDRVRESQAERPSPGGESASSSNSVRSRRPDGQCTVTEV, encoded by the coding sequence atggCTAGCTGTGGTGAGGTTGACCATACATTGAATATGCTTCCCTCTAACAAGAAGGTGAATGAGCCTTGTTCAAGTACATCCCCTGCGCTCTCAGTCCCTGAATGTGCTATATGCTTACAAACCTGTGTTCATCCTGTCCGACTCCCTTGTAGACATATTTTTTGTTATCTTTGTGTAAAAGGAGCATCTTGGCAAAGTAAGCGCTGTGCGCTGTGTCGACAAGAAATTCCTGAAGACTTTCTTGAAAAGCCTACTCTGCTGTCCCCAGAGGAGCTCAAAGCAGCAGGAAGAGGCAATGGAGAGTATGCTTGGTACTATGAAGGTAGGAATGGCTGGTGGCAGTATGATGAGCGCACAAGCAGAGAGCTAGAAGATGCTTTTTCAAAAGGTAAAAAGACTACCGAGATGCTCATAGCAGGATTTTTGTATGTGGCAGACTTGGAGAATATGGTTCAGTACAGAAGGAATGAGCATGGGCGCcgcagaaaaatgaaaagagacattgcTGATATCCCCAAAAAGGGTGTTGCTGGACTTCGGTTGGACACTGACTCCAGTGCTTTGGCTGTGGCTCGTGAAAATTCAGCAGATGGGGCTGATACAACAGCTGTTCAGGGGGCTGCATCTGCATCTATACGTACAGCCAATTCTGTGAGGCCTCCTACATCTCTTGGTGGCCAGCCAACAAGTCCTTCAACCCCATCCCCTGATGCCAGCAGCTCTATAGAGAACTCCTTTGCCCAAATGCAGATTAGTCATCAAAGCAGTGATGACAGAGGGCAAAATGGAGAGGGGGAGGAGGTGGAAGAGGATACAGCACTGTCTCATGGTTCATCTGCTCCAAACACATCTGTGGATGAATCAGACTCAGAATCCAGTagtgaagaggaagaggaggaaggagGGGATGATGCAGAAGAAGTGACTGGTGACCAGCTGCAGTACGTGTCACGTACAAGGCAAAGACTCCTTCCATATGACCGGGTTAGGGAGAGCCAGGCAGAGAGGCCGTCTCCAGGAGGTGAGTCTGCCAGTAGCAGCAACAGTGTGAGATCAAGAAGGCCTGATGGACAGTGTACAGTTACTGAAGTTTAA